The Virgibacillus sp. SK37 region TAAACTCTAAAATAATGTATTCAAGATTGTCTTATTTAATTGTAAAAGTTTTGGGGTTTCATGACACAAAGTCCGCGGTGCCACCCTAATTATTCTGCTTATGCAGAATCGCTTTAATCGTTAGTTAGCTCAAAAGTCCAATTCCAATATACCTTGATACTTGTTTGCACCAACCACAAGCTCTCTAGAAATCATTGGGTAATTTTACTACGCCTTTATCATCGCTAATGATATTGATTTTAGTTTATTATATAAGGCTCTCAATTGAAAAGCAAGAATAAAATATAACCCGTTTTTGGATGAATGTAGTAATCCATGCAAACAGCAGTCTAAGCAAATACTTGCTGCTGTTTGCAGTCCAGTCTTATTGAATTGGTGCTAATTCACTTTCTGTTACCCATTTGTGGTTTGTTACCTTTTCGCCACCGGTTGTTGGGACATAATCTACCATGTATACAGTAGTCTCTTGCGCAGAGTCAATTTTAGCAGTAGCACCGTCCATTCCTTTCATATGAGAGGCATTAATAGTAACCTCAGCTCCAGGTTCCAGTGGTTCTTCTTCCGCGTTTGCAATTTCCTCATGAATGACCCATTTGTGATTTTCTACTCTCTCACCACCTGTTGTTGGGGTGTAAGAAATAGTGTAAACCGTTGTTGTATATGCCCCAGCAATCGTTGCTTCTGCACCTTCCATTCCTGGCATATGGTCTGTAGTAATTTTCGCTTTACTTCCAACTTCATAGGTCGGATTTTTGGTACTATTCAGATCTTCAGGAACTTCACCCGAACTTGAGTGATTCATCTCCCCATGTGAGTCGGAATTATTTTCTTCCGTGGTCTCTGAATTCATCTCCGTATCGGATGATTCTTTTGAGGGAGATTCATCATTACCTTGTCCGCAAGCAGTAAGCGCTATAAGGGAAAATGGCAACAAAAGACTCATTAAAACTTTTTTTAATCTCATTGTATTTACCTCCTAAATAACAATTCTTCCCTACTATACCCATAAAAAATGCAGATTATATGCAGACTTGTTTACATTCTTGAAGAATGTTTTGTAGGGGAAGATAAACAAACAGTCCTTAGACAATAACAAAAACTGACAAAATCTATTATTTTTTATTCAAAAAATGATTATTTTCCTTTATACTGGAAATATAACAGAATGGGAGATTGATAGTTTATGCGATTAGGAAAACACCTAACCTTTGTCAGCGCTATCTTCGTGTGCTTAATGATACCAATCGTTATTAGCGCAGATGAGGCAGAAGTAGCAAACTTACATAAGGAAAGACAGACGAGCATTAAGCCAATTGATGTCGATAAAAAAATGAAGCGATTTACATATGATTCAGGCTATGAATTTGAGTATCCAGACGCAGTCAGAGGAATATATGTAACAGGAAACTCGGCTGGGGGCAGTCGGTTTGAGAAGCTTGTTGATTTAATAGAAAATACAGATTTGAATTCAATGGTTATTGATATTAAAGAAGATCACGGAAACCTTACTTTCAAGCCAGAAGAAGGCTCTCCGTATGAAGATATTGCGAAAAATTTTATTGATGATCCCAAAAAATTAATGAAAACCCTAGAGGAAAAAGAAATTTACCCAATCGCTCGAATTGTTGTATTTAAGGATACAGTATTGGCTAAAAAGCGACCTGATTTATCTTTTACCAAGAATGGTGAAGTATGGACGAATGGAAATGGAGATGCCTTCGTTAGCCCGTTTCAAAAAGAAGTTTGGGAGTATAACATAGAGATTGCAAAGAAAGCAGCAGAAATGGGCTTTCAAGAAATCCAGTTTGATTATGTCCGCTTCCCGGAAGGTTTCGAGCATAGAGACGAAGAGTTAAATTATTCTCTTGGCGACTATAAGGATGCAGATATGAACAACATAAAGAAACGAGTAGAAGCAGTTACTGACTTTGTAGCATATGCGAGGGAAGAGCTCTCTTATTATGATGTAGACGTAGCAGTAGATATTTTTGGATATGCAGCAACCTTAGAAGAGACACCTGGGATTGGTCAAAACTTCTCACGTATATCTAAAAATGTAGATGTTATTTCTTCCATGATTTATCCAAGTCATTGGACATCCTATTTTGGTATTGAGAAACCGGACACGGAGCCATATAAATTGGTGTCTGAGTATGCGAAGGTGGAAAATGAAGTTTTAGGTAAATTGGAAGACCCACCTGTTTCCCGTCCATGGATTCAAGATTTTGAAGCACCTTGGTTGTATAGTGGGACTACCAAACAATATGGAAAAGCAGAGGTTGAGGCTCAGATCAAGGCACTATATGAAAATGACATACACGAGTTTTTATTATGGAATGCAGGAAACTCATACACCGAAAATGTAGACTATAAAGTTGGATTATCAAAATAAAGTTAAACGGAGCAGACCACTAATTATTTAGGGGTCTGTTTTCATATTAAAGAATATAGGTGCACAACCCAACTTCTTTCAAACTTGCGGCAATTTGATTAAAATTCGCTATAAGATCGAGTAATTTGGAATAATATGGGTTGTTCTAAAGAAAAGCTGATGTAAATTGCTCTATTTGGATATCCTACCCTATGAGATGAATTTAACAAATGGATTTAGTTTCGTTATAATAAAGCAGACTACTAAAAAATAAGGAGTAGATCAATGAATTGGTATGAGAAATTGAACGAGTACTTTCCAGTGGAAGAAATGAAATCAAAAGAGCATATGGAGATGCTTTTAGATGAAAAGGGGGATGTATATTACAAAGACGAAAGTCCCCTGCATGTAATGATGTACGCTGAATTCGAAACATTTATTTTTATAGATTATGTATGGGTTTCTTCAAAAGCTCGTGGTCAAGGAACAGGTCATAAACTAATTGAAAAGCTTAAAAAGAAGAATAAGCCAATTATTTTGGAAGTGGAGCCGGTGGATTACGAGGATTCAGATACAGAAAAAAGATTACATTTTTATAATAGAGAAGGCTTTACCCACGCCCAATCAATTGGCTATAATCGACGCTCACTAGCGACGAATGAAGAAACCCCTATGGAAATTCTATATTGGTCACCAAATGATGACTCTGAAGAGGTTATCTTTAAGCAAATGAAGCGAATGTATGAAGATATTCATACGTATAAGGATAAAGAGCTGTACGGAAAGGCATATCAATCCGTAGACGAGGTACTTGTTTATGATGAGGATCGCGATACAGCGGATATTTTAGGAAGTTTAACCTCAAAAGAAAAAGTATAAAACTATTTTTAAAAACCCATCAGTAAGATAGCTGATGGGCTTTTAAATTCTCCTATTCAACTGCCATCCAATTTACGCTCTTTTTCAACAATATAATTTTCAGTGGGTTTAGCTACTGTAGTAAACATATCCAACATAGTTATACGTACGAATTACATTCTCAAGAAATACCCATTTAGGAAAAAACTTTAGATTATTTTCAATTAGAGGGTTTAATTAAAAATGATTAGGGGTAACTTAACATTAGCGGCAGAAATCCATTTCAACAAACATAAAAAAACCCTAATTTTCTTGAATATCCTCTACCTTTCACTAGACAAATGTAGTATACTTTACATAGGGGTTAATTAAACTTATTTTAATTTAATAATCGAATAAGTTAATCCGTGTTTTCGAAATGAAAAAACCCATATCAGAATGAGGAGTGAAGTTTTAATGGTAACACTTTATACCTCACCAAGTTGTACATCTTGCAGAAAAGCAAAAGCATGGTTAGAAGAGCATGATATACCGTTCACTGAACGCAATATATTCTCTGAGCCATTATCACTGGATGAGATCAAAGAAATATTACGTATGACAGAAGATGGTACGGATGAGATCATATCCACACGCTCAAAGGTTTTTCAAAAATTGGATGTTAACATTGAGCAATTGCCAATGAAGGATCTATTCAATTTGATCCAAAAAAATCCTGGTCTGTTACGCAGACCAATCATACTAGATGAAAAACGTCTGCAAGTGGGCTATAACGAAGATGAGATTCGTCGATTTTTACCTAGAACGGTTCGTACGTTTCAATTACGTGAAGCACAACGTATGGTTAACTAATCAGATTCATTAAATAAATTAAAACGCAGATCAGTTGGTGATGATCTGCGTTTTTAATTTTAAATAGCCAATACAAAAGCTGACCGTGTAACCAGTCTGGAAGTCTTACACTTCCAGTGAGTAAGCTTACTCTTTTGTCCATATTAATTTTATGGTGACAAAATGATGGAAATGGTCTACAATATATTATTAACTATTCTATGATTTATGGGCTTTTTAATTTCCAATATGATGGAAGTTGTCATACAATAGGACTAAGAAGGATTATATACTCAAGTCATATAGTTTTATATATAGATTTTAATGAATAAATGGTTAATTGAGGGGACAATGAACCGATTATTATGGTTAACGCTTAGAAAATTAGGGTATAGTTTACTGTAATCTGTTTCATCAAAGGTGAAGTTGTCTCTTCCACCTAACTATTATCAGAAGGGAGAGAATAGATGATGGAAATAGAAAGAATAAATGAAAACACGGTAAAATTTTATATTTCATATATCGATATTGAAGATCGTGGTTTTGAGCGAGAAGAAATCTGGTATAACAGAGAACGTAGTGAACAATTATTCTGGCAAATGATGGATGAAGTTAATTATAAAGAAGAATTTAATGTAGAAGGACCGTTATGGATCCAAGTTCAAGCATTGGAGAAGGGTCTGGAAATTATAGTAACAAAGGCACAGGTTTCTAAAAATGGAGAAAATATTGAGCTTCATACAGAGGACGGCCATACGGTAGATCTTCCTGTTGATAAGAAAATTGAAAACATGTTGG contains the following coding sequences:
- a CDS encoding putative glycoside hydrolase, with protein sequence MRLGKHLTFVSAIFVCLMIPIVISADEAEVANLHKERQTSIKPIDVDKKMKRFTYDSGYEFEYPDAVRGIYVTGNSAGGSRFEKLVDLIENTDLNSMVIDIKEDHGNLTFKPEEGSPYEDIAKNFIDDPKKLMKTLEEKEIYPIARIVVFKDTVLAKKRPDLSFTKNGEVWTNGNGDAFVSPFQKEVWEYNIEIAKKAAEMGFQEIQFDYVRFPEGFEHRDEELNYSLGDYKDADMNNIKKRVEAVTDFVAYAREELSYYDVDVAVDIFGYAATLEETPGIGQNFSRISKNVDVISSMIYPSHWTSYFGIEKPDTEPYKLVSEYAKVENEVLGKLEDPPVSRPWIQDFEAPWLYSGTTKQYGKAEVEAQIKALYENDIHEFLLWNAGNSYTENVDYKVGLSK
- the spxA gene encoding transcriptional regulator SpxA, which codes for MVTLYTSPSCTSCRKAKAWLEEHDIPFTERNIFSEPLSLDEIKEILRMTEDGTDEIISTRSKVFQKLDVNIEQLPMKDLFNLIQKNPGLLRRPIILDEKRLQVGYNEDEIRRFLPRTVRTFQLREAQRMVN
- a CDS encoding YdhK family protein; translation: MRLKKVLMSLLLPFSLIALTACGQGNDESPSKESSDTEMNSETTEENNSDSHGEMNHSSSGEVPEDLNSTKNPTYEVGSKAKITTDHMPGMEGAEATIAGAYTTTVYTISYTPTTGGERVENHKWVIHEEIANAEEEPLEPGAEVTINASHMKGMDGATAKIDSAQETTVYMVDYVPTTGGEKVTNHKWVTESELAPIQ
- a CDS encoding GNAT family N-acetyltransferase; this encodes MNWYEKLNEYFPVEEMKSKEHMEMLLDEKGDVYYKDESPLHVMMYAEFETFIFIDYVWVSSKARGQGTGHKLIEKLKKKNKPIILEVEPVDYEDSDTEKRLHFYNREGFTHAQSIGYNRRSLATNEETPMEILYWSPNDDSEEVIFKQMKRMYEDIHTYKDKELYGKAYQSVDEVLVYDEDRDTADILGSLTSKEKV